The Streptomyces sp. NBC_00670 genome window below encodes:
- a CDS encoding glycerophosphodiester phosphodiesterase, which translates to MQTFTAVAHRGDPYRVRENTLDSLRSALRRGADAVEFDVRLTRDGVPVLLHDDTLKRLWGQDRPLASLSAAEVRELTAGGVPTLAEALAATAGSRVMIDLPGAPGPRSVRRILDVVQECEAQERAYYCAGAAAMLAVRSADPAAEIALTWTTLAPPRPVLLDAVRPRWLNYRFGLITRDLAAHVHRNGHLLSAWTPDTPRSMRRLLAAGTDSITTNRVDALHALRQLP; encoded by the coding sequence ATGCAGACCTTCACCGCCGTCGCCCATCGCGGCGACCCCTACCGCGTCCGTGAGAACACGCTCGACTCGCTGCGGTCCGCGCTCCGACGGGGCGCGGACGCGGTGGAGTTCGACGTACGGCTCACCCGCGACGGCGTCCCCGTCCTCCTCCACGACGACACCCTGAAGCGGCTGTGGGGCCAGGACCGGCCGCTGGCCTCGCTCTCCGCGGCGGAGGTGCGGGAGCTGACGGCCGGCGGGGTGCCGACGCTCGCCGAGGCGCTCGCGGCGACGGCCGGCAGCCGGGTGATGATCGACCTGCCCGGCGCCCCCGGCCCCCGCTCGGTACGGCGGATTCTGGACGTCGTACAGGAGTGCGAGGCGCAGGAGCGCGCGTACTACTGCGCCGGCGCCGCCGCGATGCTCGCGGTGCGCTCCGCCGACCCGGCCGCCGAGATCGCGCTGACCTGGACCACCCTCGCCCCGCCGCGCCCGGTGCTCCTGGACGCGGTACGCCCCCGCTGGCTGAACTACCGCTTCGGCCTGATCACCCGCGACCTGGCGGCCCACGTCCACCGGAACGGCCACCTGCTCTCCGCCTGGACCCCCGACACCCCCCGCTCCATGCGCCGCCTCCTCGCCGCCGGCACCGACTCGATCACCACCAACCGCGTCGACGCACTCCACGCCCTGCGCCAACTCCCCTGA
- a CDS encoding adenosine deaminase: MSTDLRKPHGAGTGDPHTAFIAGLPKAELHVHHVGSASPRIVSELAARHPDSKVPSDPEALVDYFTFTDFAHFIEVYLSVVDLIRTPEDVRLLTYEVARDLARQQVRYAELTITPFSSTRRGIDERAFMDAIEDARKTAEAEFGTVLRWCFDIPGEAGLESAQETARLATDDRVRPEGLVSFGLGGPEIGVPRPQFKPYFDRAIAAGLHSVPHAGETTGPETVWDALRELRAERIGHGTSSARDPELLAHLAEHRIPLEVCPTSNIATRAVATLDEHPIRTFVDAGVLVTVNSDDPPMFGTDLNTEYAVAARLLNLDEQGIAALAKNAVEASFLDPAGKARLTAEIDTYLTTWSPAL; the protein is encoded by the coding sequence TTGTCCACCGACCTTCGCAAGCCGCACGGCGCCGGCACCGGCGACCCGCACACCGCCTTCATCGCCGGCCTCCCCAAGGCCGAACTGCACGTCCACCACGTCGGCTCCGCCTCCCCCCGCATCGTCTCGGAACTGGCCGCCCGCCATCCCGACTCCAAGGTGCCCTCCGACCCCGAGGCGCTGGTCGACTACTTCACCTTCACGGACTTCGCGCACTTCATCGAGGTGTACCTGTCCGTCGTCGACCTGATCCGCACCCCGGAGGACGTCCGGCTGCTGACGTACGAGGTGGCCCGCGACCTGGCCCGCCAGCAGGTCCGCTACGCCGAGCTGACCATCACCCCGTTCTCCTCCACCCGCCGCGGGATCGACGAGCGCGCGTTCATGGACGCGATCGAGGACGCCCGCAAGACGGCGGAGGCGGAGTTCGGCACCGTACTGCGCTGGTGCTTCGACATCCCCGGCGAGGCGGGCCTGGAGTCGGCGCAGGAGACGGCGCGGCTGGCCACGGACGACCGGGTGCGCCCGGAGGGGCTGGTGTCGTTCGGTCTCGGCGGGCCGGAGATCGGCGTGCCGCGGCCGCAGTTCAAGCCGTACTTCGACCGGGCGATCGCGGCCGGCCTGCACTCCGTGCCGCACGCCGGCGAGACCACCGGCCCGGAGACGGTCTGGGACGCGCTGCGCGAGCTGCGCGCCGAGCGCATCGGACACGGCACCAGCTCGGCCCGCGACCCGGAGCTGCTGGCGCACCTGGCCGAGCACCGCATCCCGCTGGAGGTCTGCCCGACCTCGAACATCGCCACCCGCGCGGTCGCCACGCTCGACGAGCACCCGATCCGGACGTTCGTGGACGCCGGCGTCCTGGTGACCGTCAACTCCGACGACCCGCCGATGTTCGGCACCGACCTGAACACGGAGTACGCGGTGGCCGCACGCCTGCTGAACCTGGACGAACAGGGCATCGCCGCACTGGCGAAGAACGCGGTGGAGGCGTCCTTCCTGGACCCGGCGGGCAAGGCACGCCTCACGGCGGAGATCGACACGTACCTGACCACCTGGAGCCCCGCGCTCTGA
- a CDS encoding DUF4190 domain-containing protein: MPYGYPPYPVAGGSYGGAGYGVPQGGPGGYPWGAMPLGPQNGLSTASLVLGIISLVIFCLWPVAIILGVLAVILGFVGRRRAKRGESTNPGQALAGIICGAVGVVLGVTLVVLLFTAWDGSDSDSDEDPWPTDDGYSTSLTVSAVR, translated from the coding sequence GTGCCGTACGGGTATCCGCCGTATCCGGTCGCGGGCGGGAGTTACGGGGGCGCGGGCTACGGGGTGCCGCAGGGCGGGCCCGGTGGGTACCCGTGGGGTGCGATGCCGCTCGGCCCGCAGAACGGCCTGAGCACCGCGTCCCTCGTGCTCGGCATCATCTCCCTGGTGATCTTCTGTCTGTGGCCGGTCGCGATCATCCTGGGGGTGCTTGCGGTGATCCTCGGGTTCGTGGGGCGGCGGCGGGCCAAGCGGGGGGAGTCGACGAATCCGGGGCAGGCGTTGGCGGGGATCATCTGCGGGGCGGTGGGGGTGGTGCTGGGGGTGACGCTGGTGGTGCTGCTCTTCACGGCGTGGGACGGTTCGGACTCGGACTCGGACGAGGATCCGTGGCCGACGGATGACGGGTACAGCACGTCGCTGACGGTTTCCGCGGTGCGGTGA
- a CDS encoding NADAR family protein, producing MTTTITSREALVAAVRAGARVRYLHFWGHRARPDGRVGASCLSQWWPSPFTVDGVEYATAEHWMMAAKARLFGDAEAERRALEAPNPALAKKAGRLVRGFDETVWQRERFGIVAEGSVHKFRADEELRRFLLGTGDRVLVEASPLDRVWGIGLAADDEAAGDPERWRGHNELGFALMTARDRLRDES from the coding sequence ATGACGACGACGATCACTTCCCGTGAGGCTCTGGTGGCCGCGGTACGCGCGGGGGCGCGGGTGAGGTACCTGCACTTCTGGGGCCACCGGGCGCGCCCCGACGGCCGCGTGGGGGCGAGCTGTCTGAGCCAGTGGTGGCCGTCGCCGTTCACGGTGGACGGGGTGGAGTACGCGACGGCGGAGCACTGGATGATGGCGGCGAAGGCCCGCCTGTTCGGCGACGCGGAGGCGGAACGACGTGCCCTGGAGGCGCCGAACCCGGCCCTGGCGAAGAAGGCCGGCCGGCTGGTGCGGGGCTTCGACGAGACGGTGTGGCAGCGGGAGCGGTTCGGGATCGTGGCCGAGGGCAGCGTTCACAAGTTCCGGGCGGACGAGGAACTGCGGCGGTTCCTGCTCGGGACGGGGGACCGGGTACTGGTCGAAGCGAGCCCGCTGGACCGTGTCTGGGGCATCGGCCTCGCCGCGGACGACGAGGCGGCGGGGGATCCGGAGCGGTGGCGGGGCCACAACGAGCTGGGCTTCGCCCTGATGACGGCGAGGGATCGCCTACGCGACGAGTCGTGA
- a CDS encoding gamma-aminobutyraldehyde dehydrogenase has product MHHPENDPEHRPERHPERRFEGRPEDHSGGLRARTLRDVRERFPGGAQYLAGAPAHGTSGREHAVVDPATGQEIHRFALAGPADVDRAVAAARAALAGWAGATPGERAEALHRFAAVLADRADELARVESLQCGKPLKLTREFDVPGTVDNAAFFAGAARHPQGLAAGEYSGDHTSYVRREPVGVIGSVAPWNYPLQMAAWKVLPAVAAGNTIVLKPAELTPLTSLLFAEAATEAGIPDGVINVVTGTGKEAGEHLVAHPDVAMVSFTGSTAVGRRVAALATAGVKRLHLELGGKAPFVVFDDADLEAAVHGAVAGALINTGQDCTAATRAYVQRPLYEEFTARTAALMETVRLGDPFASDTDLGPLISTAQRDRVAGFVDRARAHARLVTGGEAPGGDLAKGAYYRPTLVTGAAQDSEIVQRELFGPVLVVLPFDSDDEGLRLANDTPYGLAASAWTRDVHRAHRATRELRAGCVWVNDHIPIISEMPHGGYAASGFGKDMSSYSFEEYTQVKHVMFDNTAVARKDWHRTIFGDRP; this is encoded by the coding sequence ATGCACCACCCCGAAAACGACCCCGAGCACCGCCCTGAGCGTCATCCCGAGCGCCGCTTCGAGGGCCGCCCCGAAGACCACTCCGGCGGTCTCCGCGCCCGTACCCTCCGCGACGTGCGGGAACGTTTCCCGGGCGGCGCGCAGTACCTCGCCGGCGCCCCCGCGCACGGCACCTCGGGCCGGGAGCACGCCGTGGTCGACCCCGCCACCGGCCAGGAGATCCACCGCTTCGCGCTCGCCGGCCCCGCCGACGTCGACCGTGCCGTCGCCGCCGCCCGCGCCGCCCTTGCGGGCTGGGCCGGCGCCACCCCGGGCGAGCGCGCCGAGGCGCTGCACCGCTTCGCCGCCGTCCTCGCCGACCGCGCCGACGAACTGGCCCGTGTCGAGTCGTTGCAGTGCGGCAAGCCGCTCAAGCTGACCCGCGAGTTCGACGTCCCCGGCACCGTCGACAACGCCGCCTTCTTCGCGGGCGCCGCCCGCCACCCGCAGGGCCTGGCCGCGGGGGAGTACTCCGGCGACCACACCTCGTACGTGCGCCGCGAACCCGTCGGCGTCATCGGCTCCGTCGCACCCTGGAACTACCCGCTGCAGATGGCCGCCTGGAAGGTCCTCCCGGCCGTCGCCGCGGGCAACACGATCGTGCTCAAGCCCGCCGAGCTCACCCCGCTGACCTCTCTCCTCTTCGCCGAGGCGGCCACGGAGGCCGGGATCCCCGACGGCGTGATCAACGTCGTCACCGGCACCGGGAAGGAGGCCGGGGAGCACCTCGTGGCCCACCCGGACGTGGCGATGGTCTCGTTCACCGGGTCCACCGCCGTCGGCAGACGCGTCGCCGCGCTCGCGACCGCCGGGGTCAAGCGGCTGCACCTGGAACTCGGCGGCAAGGCGCCCTTCGTGGTCTTCGACGACGCCGACCTGGAGGCCGCCGTGCACGGCGCGGTGGCGGGCGCGCTCATCAACACCGGTCAGGACTGCACGGCGGCCACCCGCGCGTACGTGCAGCGGCCGCTGTACGAGGAGTTCACCGCCCGGACCGCCGCACTCATGGAGACCGTCCGCCTCGGCGACCCGTTCGCCTCCGACACCGACCTCGGCCCGCTGATCTCCACCGCCCAGCGCGACCGCGTCGCCGGCTTCGTCGACCGGGCCCGCGCCCACGCGCGCCTGGTGACCGGCGGCGAGGCACCCGGCGGCGACCTCGCCAAGGGCGCCTACTACCGGCCCACGCTCGTCACCGGCGCCGCCCAGGACAGCGAGATCGTCCAGCGGGAACTGTTCGGCCCCGTACTCGTCGTCCTGCCGTTCGACTCCGACGACGAGGGGCTCCGGCTCGCCAACGACACCCCCTACGGGCTCGCCGCCTCCGCCTGGACCCGGGACGTCCACCGGGCGCACCGCGCCACCCGGGAACTGCGGGCGGGCTGCGTCTGGGTCAACGACCACATCCCGATCATCAGCGAGATGCCGCACGGCGGCTATGCCGCCTCCGGCTTCGGCAAGGACATGTCCTCGTACTCGTTCGAGGAGTACACACAGGTCAAGCACGTCATGTTCGACAACACCGCGGTGGCCCGGAAGGACTGGCACCGCACGATCTTCGGAGACCGGCCCTAG
- a CDS encoding ABC transporter substrate-binding protein, with translation MEQYEPDRLSPAQVAAVRRSAARGRAALTRRSLLRASAGGALAVGGLAALTGCGIPAAGKTQGGVSSQDHSAEEKTVSFSNWPEYVDVDDSGKHRPTLEAFTKRTGISVKYTEDINDNNEFFGKIKPQLAAGQDTGRDLIVLTDWLAARLIRLGWVQKLDPSHLPHAYTHLSAQFRDPDWDPGRAYSYPWQGVFTVLAYNKKALDGIEVRSVSDLLDNGHLKGRVGFLSEMRDSIGMTLLDMGKDPAKVTDDDYDAATARLQKAVDKGQIRRFTGNDYTSDLAKGDLAACVAWGGDIVQLQADNPDIDYVIPDSGYMMSTDNLLVPNKARHKTNAERLIDYYYELEPAAELAAYVNYVTPVDGVKPYLAKIDKDAANNPLIVPDKATAARAHAFRALSQKEETAYEGTFAKLTGA, from the coding sequence ATGGAGCAGTACGAGCCCGACCGTCTGTCCCCGGCCCAGGTGGCCGCCGTGCGGCGCAGCGCCGCGCGCGGCAGGGCCGCCCTGACCCGCCGCTCGCTGCTGCGGGCCTCCGCCGGCGGCGCGCTCGCGGTCGGCGGCCTCGCGGCCCTGACCGGCTGCGGCATCCCCGCGGCCGGCAAGACACAGGGCGGGGTCTCCTCCCAGGACCACTCGGCCGAGGAGAAGACGGTCAGCTTCTCGAACTGGCCCGAGTACGTCGACGTCGACGACAGCGGCAAGCACCGGCCCACCCTGGAGGCGTTCACCAAGCGCACCGGCATATCGGTCAAGTACACCGAGGACATCAACGACAACAACGAGTTCTTCGGCAAGATCAAGCCACAGCTCGCCGCGGGCCAGGACACCGGCCGCGACCTGATCGTCCTCACCGACTGGCTGGCCGCCCGGCTGATCCGCCTCGGCTGGGTGCAGAAGCTCGACCCCTCCCACCTGCCGCACGCCTACACCCATCTGTCCGCGCAGTTCCGCGACCCCGACTGGGACCCCGGCCGCGCCTACTCGTATCCCTGGCAGGGCGTGTTCACCGTGCTCGCCTACAACAAGAAGGCGCTCGACGGCATCGAGGTGAGGTCCGTCTCCGACCTGCTGGACAACGGCCACCTGAAAGGCCGCGTCGGGTTCCTCTCCGAGATGCGCGACAGCATCGGGATGACCCTTCTCGACATGGGCAAGGACCCCGCCAAGGTCACCGACGACGACTACGACGCGGCCACCGCCCGCCTCCAGAAGGCCGTGGACAAGGGGCAGATCCGCCGCTTCACCGGCAACGACTACACCTCCGACCTCGCCAAGGGCGACCTGGCCGCGTGCGTCGCCTGGGGCGGCGACATCGTCCAGCTCCAGGCCGACAACCCCGACATCGACTACGTCATCCCCGACAGCGGCTACATGATGTCGACCGACAACCTCCTGGTCCCCAACAAGGCGCGCCACAAGACCAACGCCGAACGGCTGATCGACTACTACTACGAGCTGGAGCCGGCCGCCGAGCTCGCCGCCTACGTCAACTACGTGACGCCGGTCGACGGTGTGAAGCCCTATCTGGCGAAGATCGACAAGGACGCGGCGAACAACCCGCTGATCGTCCCGGACAAGGCCACGGCCGCCCGGGCGCACGCCTTCCGCGCCCTGTCGCAGAAGGAAGAGACCGCCTACGAAGGCACGTTCGCCAAGCTGACGGGGGCGTGA
- a CDS encoding ABC transporter ATP-binding protein, which yields MTTTHTHTGERGDVRLTGIGKTYGSFTAVHPLDLTVPEGSFFALLGASGCGKTTTLRMIAGLEEPTSGTVHLGEQDVTHLPPYKRPVNTVFQSYALFPHLDIFENVAFGLRRRGIKGVKKQVGEMLDLVQLGEQARKKPHQLSGGQQQRVAVARALINHPKVLLLDEPLGALDLKLRRQMQLELKRIQTEVGITFVHVTHDQEEAMTMADTVAVMNAGRVEQLGPPTDLYENPRTTFVANFLGTSNLITAETDSVSGDDLVVKAGDCKLLLPRTRCSAPTTNGGKVLVGVRPEKISLVHADEAGTIPDGRNRVTGRITGAGFIGVSTQYVVDSPVCPGFEVYAQNIDRDPRLVPGAEVVLHWNPAHTFGLDAAQSPHAGTAEDAADGEGAAAR from the coding sequence ATGACCACGACACACACGCACACCGGTGAGCGCGGCGACGTCCGGCTGACCGGGATCGGCAAGACCTACGGGTCCTTCACCGCCGTCCACCCGCTCGACCTGACCGTCCCCGAGGGCTCCTTCTTCGCCCTCCTCGGCGCCTCCGGCTGCGGCAAGACCACCACCCTGCGCATGATCGCCGGGCTGGAGGAGCCCACCAGCGGCACCGTGCACCTCGGTGAGCAGGACGTCACCCACCTGCCGCCGTACAAGCGGCCGGTGAACACCGTCTTCCAGTCCTACGCCCTCTTCCCGCACCTCGACATCTTCGAGAACGTCGCCTTCGGACTGCGCCGCCGCGGCATCAAGGGCGTGAAGAAGCAGGTCGGCGAGATGCTGGACCTCGTCCAGCTCGGCGAGCAGGCGCGCAAGAAGCCGCACCAGCTCTCCGGCGGCCAGCAGCAGCGCGTCGCCGTCGCCCGCGCGCTCATCAACCACCCCAAGGTGCTCCTCCTCGACGAACCCCTCGGCGCCCTCGACCTCAAGCTGCGCCGCCAGATGCAGCTGGAGCTCAAGCGCATCCAGACCGAGGTCGGCATCACCTTCGTGCATGTCACGCACGACCAGGAGGAGGCCATGACGATGGCCGACACGGTCGCCGTGATGAACGCCGGCCGCGTCGAACAGCTCGGCCCGCCCACCGACCTCTACGAGAACCCGCGCACCACGTTCGTCGCCAACTTCCTCGGCACCTCCAACCTCATCACCGCCGAGACCGACTCCGTCTCCGGCGACGACCTGGTGGTGAAGGCCGGCGACTGCAAGCTCCTCCTGCCCCGCACGCGATGTTCGGCGCCCACGACGAACGGCGGCAAGGTGCTGGTCGGGGTCCGCCCGGAGAAGATCTCCCTGGTCCACGCCGACGAGGCGGGCACGATCCCGGACGGCCGCAACCGCGTCACCGGCCGCATCACCGGCGCCGGCTTCATCGGCGTCTCCACCCAGTACGTCGTCGACAGCCCCGTCTGCCCCGGCTTCGAGGTCTACGCCCAGAACATCGACCGCGATCCCCGGCTGGTGCCCGGTGCCGAGGTCGTTCTGCACTGGAACCCCGCGCACACGTTCGGGCTCGACGCCGCACAGTCGCCGCATGCCGGAACGGCCGAGGACGCCGCCGACGGGGAAGGGGCGGCCGCCCGATGA
- a CDS encoding ABC transporter permease, translating to MTTLTEAPPPLAPAPPAGKPPRRRGRWTPYWLLLPGILWLCVFFALPMVYQASTSVQTGSLEDGYQVTWHFAAYWDALQAYWPQFLRSVLYAGSATVLCLVLGYPLAYLIAFRAGRWRNLVMILVIAPFFTSFLIRTLAWKTILADGGPVVGALDSLHVLSVTNWLGMTDGHRVLATPLAVVCGLTYNFLPFMVLPLYTSLERIDGRLHEAAGDLYATPLTTFRKVTFPLSMPGVVSGTLLTFIPASGDYVNSELLGSTNTQMIGNVIQSQFLRILDYPTAAALSFLLMAAILIMVTLYIRRSGTEDLV from the coding sequence ATGACCACCCTCACCGAGGCGCCCCCGCCCCTGGCCCCCGCGCCGCCCGCCGGGAAACCCCCGCGCCGCCGGGGCCGCTGGACGCCGTACTGGCTGCTGCTCCCCGGCATCCTGTGGCTGTGCGTGTTCTTCGCGCTGCCGATGGTCTACCAGGCCTCCACCTCCGTGCAGACCGGCTCCCTGGAGGACGGCTACCAGGTCACCTGGCACTTCGCCGCCTACTGGGACGCGCTCCAGGCGTACTGGCCGCAGTTCCTGCGCTCGGTGCTCTACGCCGGGTCCGCCACCGTGCTCTGCCTGGTGCTCGGCTACCCGCTCGCCTACCTCATCGCGTTCCGCGCGGGCCGCTGGCGCAACCTGGTGATGATCCTCGTCATCGCCCCGTTCTTCACCAGCTTCCTGATCCGCACCCTCGCCTGGAAGACGATCCTCGCCGACGGCGGCCCCGTCGTCGGCGCCCTGGACTCGCTGCACGTCCTCTCCGTCACCAACTGGCTCGGCATGACCGACGGCCACCGGGTGCTGGCCACCCCGCTCGCCGTGGTGTGCGGACTGACGTACAACTTCCTGCCGTTCATGGTGCTGCCGCTCTACACCTCGCTGGAGCGCATCGACGGACGGCTGCACGAGGCGGCCGGCGACCTGTACGCCACCCCCCTCACCACCTTCCGCAAGGTCACCTTCCCGCTGTCCATGCCCGGCGTCGTCTCCGGCACCCTGCTCACCTTCATCCCGGCCAGCGGCGACTACGTCAACTCCGAACTGCTCGGCTCCACCAACACCCAGATGATCGGCAACGTCATCCAGAGCCAGTTCCTGCGGATCCTGGACTATCCGACGGCGGCCGCGCTGTCGTTCCTGCTGATGGCCGCCATCCTGATCATGGTCACCCTCTACATCCGACGGTCCGGGACGGAGGATCTGGTCTAG
- a CDS encoding ABC transporter permease has protein sequence MASKTPLRWLRRNLVVLAGLFTLGYLLLPNIVVTVFSFNKPQGRYNYAWQEFSTDAWRQPCGVAGMCGSLSLSLQIALWATLGATALGTMIAFALVRYRFRARGPINSLIFLPMAMPEVVMGASLLTLFLNLGAQLGFWTILIAHIMFCLSFVVTAVKARVLSMDPRLEQAAQDLYAGPAQTFLRVTLPIAAPGIAAGALLAFALSFDDFIITNFNAGSTVTFPMFVWGSAQRGTPVQINVIGTAMFLVAVLCVLGAMAVGNRRRRRTA, from the coding sequence ATGGCTTCCAAGACCCCCCTGCGGTGGCTCAGGCGCAACCTCGTCGTCCTCGCGGGGCTGTTCACCCTCGGCTATCTGCTGCTGCCCAACATCGTCGTCACCGTCTTCTCCTTCAACAAACCCCAGGGCCGCTACAACTACGCCTGGCAGGAGTTCTCCACCGACGCCTGGCGGCAGCCGTGCGGCGTCGCCGGGATGTGCGGCTCGCTCTCGCTCAGCCTCCAGATCGCCCTGTGGGCCACGCTCGGCGCCACCGCGCTCGGCACGATGATCGCCTTCGCGCTCGTCCGCTACCGGTTCCGGGCGCGCGGCCCCATCAACTCCCTGATCTTCCTGCCGATGGCCATGCCCGAGGTGGTGATGGGCGCCTCGCTGCTCACCCTGTTCCTCAACCTGGGCGCGCAGCTCGGCTTCTGGACCATCCTGATCGCCCACATCATGTTCTGCCTGAGCTTCGTCGTCACCGCCGTCAAGGCCCGCGTGCTGTCGATGGACCCCCGCCTCGAACAAGCCGCCCAGGACCTCTACGCCGGGCCCGCGCAGACCTTTCTGCGGGTCACCCTGCCCATCGCCGCCCCCGGCATCGCCGCCGGCGCGCTGCTCGCCTTCGCGCTCTCCTTCGACGACTTCATCATCACCAACTTCAACGCCGGCTCCACCGTCACCTTCCCCATGTTCGTCTGGGGCTCGGCCCAGCGCGGCACACCCGTCCAGATCAACGTCATCGGCACCGCCATGTTCCTCGTCGCCGTGCTGTGCGTACTGGGCGCGATGGCCGTGGGCAACCGGCGCAGGCGCCGCACCGCGTGA
- a CDS encoding NAD(P)/FAD-dependent oxidoreductase, with the protein MAPGAMTPRATGPWTRSLAGARPVPYWLDDPDRPHPEPALTGAEDCDLLVVGGGYSGLWTALLAKERDPARDVVLLEGHEIGWAASGRNGGFCAASLTHGTANGLARWPDEIHTLQELGARNLDEIEEAVTRYGLDCDFERTGEIDVATAPHQAAELRAWHAEARRRGLDEGTEYLDAEQVRAQVDSPTFLAGLHDPRGVALLNPARLAWGLTRACLAAGVRVYERTSALTLKQYGAGMAVRTPYGGVRARRVALGTNVFPSLVRRVRPYTVPVYDYALMTEPLDAGRLASIGWRGRQGLADTANQFHYFRLTADHRILWGGYDSVYPYGGRVRAEYDQRPQTYARLARHFFTCFPQLEGVRFTHAWGGAIDTCSRFSAFFGTAHGGRVAYAAGYTGLGVGATRFGAQVMLDLLGGERTERTALEMVRRRPVPFPPEPFAWAGIALTKWSLARADVNGGRRNGWLRALDRLGLGFDS; encoded by the coding sequence ATGGCCCCAGGTGCCATGACCCCCCGTGCCACCGGCCCGTGGACCCGGTCCCTCGCCGGGGCCCGGCCCGTCCCGTACTGGCTCGACGACCCGGACCGCCCGCACCCCGAACCCGCGCTCACCGGCGCCGAGGACTGCGACCTGCTCGTCGTCGGCGGCGGCTACAGCGGGCTGTGGACCGCCCTGCTCGCCAAGGAACGCGATCCCGCCCGCGACGTCGTCCTGCTGGAGGGCCACGAGATCGGCTGGGCCGCCTCCGGGCGCAACGGCGGCTTCTGCGCCGCCTCCCTCACCCACGGCACGGCCAACGGCCTCGCCCGCTGGCCGGACGAGATCCACACGCTCCAGGAACTCGGCGCGCGCAACCTCGACGAGATAGAGGAGGCCGTCACCCGCTACGGCCTCGACTGCGACTTCGAGCGGACCGGCGAGATCGACGTCGCCACCGCCCCGCACCAGGCCGCCGAACTGCGCGCCTGGCACGCCGAGGCCCGCCGCCGCGGCCTGGACGAGGGCACCGAGTACCTCGACGCCGAGCAGGTGCGCGCCCAGGTCGACTCACCGACCTTCCTCGCCGGGCTCCACGACCCGCGCGGCGTCGCCCTCCTCAACCCGGCCAGGCTGGCCTGGGGGCTCACACGGGCCTGCCTCGCCGCGGGGGTGCGTGTGTACGAGCGCACGTCGGCGCTCACGCTGAAGCAGTACGGCGCGGGCATGGCCGTACGCACCCCCTACGGGGGCGTGCGCGCCCGGCGGGTCGCCCTCGGCACCAACGTCTTCCCCAGCCTGGTGCGCCGGGTGCGGCCGTACACCGTCCCGGTCTACGACTACGCCCTGATGACCGAACCGCTCGACGCCGGGCGGCTCGCCTCGATCGGCTGGCGGGGGCGGCAGGGGCTCGCGGACACCGCCAACCAGTTCCACTACTTCCGGCTCACCGCCGACCACCGGATCCTGTGGGGCGGCTACGACTCGGTCTACCCGTACGGGGGGCGGGTGCGCGCGGAGTACGACCAGCGGCCTCAGACGTACGCCCGGCTCGCCCGGCACTTCTTCACCTGCTTCCCGCAGCTGGAGGGCGTGCGCTTCACTCACGCGTGGGGCGGCGCGATCGACACGTGCTCCCGCTTCTCGGCGTTCTTCGGCACCGCGCACGGGGGGCGGGTCGCGTACGCCGCGGGGTACACCGGGCTCGGTGTGGGCGCGACCAGGTTCGGGGCGCAGGTGATGCTGGATCTGCTCGGGGGTGAGCGGACGGAGCGCACGGCGCTGGAGATGGTACGGAGGCGGCCCGTGCCGTTCCCGCCCGAGCCGTTCGCGTGGGCGGGGATCGCCCTGACGAAGTGGTCGCTGGCCCGGGCGGACGTCAACGGGGGGAGGCGCAACGGGTGGTTGCGCGCGCTTGACCGTCTGGGCCTGGGCTTCGACAGCTAG
- a CDS encoding phosphatase PAP2 family protein, which produces MLFALLTWQVLADGPLLRADARLSRALVHPDRLSELLSDLGNVQVAVPVLLLCAGWAAWRRRANGSDRWWAPSCAAVLLMAAVPVVVVPFKNWTARPGTPAVPPGTGYFPSGHTATALVAYGAATLLLLPLLDARLARRTVLAVCGALTLGVSYGLVRRGYHWPVDVAASWCLGVVLLVVYARVACGWSRSSPRP; this is translated from the coding sequence GTGCTTTTCGCCCTCCTGACCTGGCAGGTCCTCGCCGACGGCCCCCTGCTGCGCGCCGACGCGCGGCTCAGCCGGGCGCTCGTCCACCCCGACCGTCTCTCCGAGCTCCTCTCCGACCTCGGCAACGTCCAGGTCGCCGTGCCGGTGCTGCTGCTGTGCGCGGGGTGGGCCGCGTGGCGACGCCGCGCCAATGGTTCAGACCGGTGGTGGGCGCCGTCCTGCGCGGCGGTACTGCTGATGGCGGCGGTGCCGGTGGTCGTCGTCCCGTTCAAGAACTGGACGGCGCGCCCCGGTACGCCGGCGGTGCCGCCCGGAACGGGGTACTTCCCGTCCGGGCATACGGCGACGGCACTCGTCGCCTACGGTGCGGCGACGTTGCTGCTGCTTCCGCTGCTGGATGCCCGGTTGGCCCGCCGCACGGTACTGGCCGTGTGCGGCGCCCTGACGCTCGGCGTCTCGTACGGGTTGGTGCGGCGCGGGTACCACTGGCCGGTGGACGTTGCGGCGAGTTGGTGTCTTGGGGTGGTGCTGCTGGTGGTCTACGCGCGGGTTGCGTGTGGCTGGTCGCGCAGTTCCCCGCGCCCCTAA